One Lysinibacillus fusiformis genomic window carries:
- a CDS encoding patatin-like phospholipase family protein codes for MWIDGVFSGGGLKGFALVGAYQVLEDQNFRFKRVAGTSAGAILAAFIAAGYSGKEIECMLEELDVPSLLDPRKTFLPLPFMKWVNVYNHLGLYKGKALEKWFFQKLAAKGVYTFGDLPKDSLKLVASDLTNGRMIVLPDDLQKYHIDAENFSVACALRMSCGIPFFFEPVTLKTGKGESVIVDGGVLSNFPLWIFDDGNGRKVRPIIGLKLSRRSEEQCPHEIKNGLNLFEALFATMKGAHDERYISRRHERDIIFIPVDDYSATQFDLNEETKETLLEIGRNRTIQFLKTWPKFRI; via the coding sequence TTGTGGATTGATGGCGTTTTTTCTGGTGGTGGTTTAAAGGGTTTTGCATTGGTTGGGGCGTATCAAGTTCTAGAAGATCAAAATTTCCGTTTTAAGAGAGTAGCTGGGACGAGTGCTGGGGCCATATTAGCTGCATTTATTGCTGCTGGATATAGTGGCAAAGAGATTGAATGTATGTTAGAAGAGTTAGATGTACCTTCTTTATTAGATCCTCGGAAAACATTTCTACCACTTCCGTTTATGAAATGGGTGAATGTATATAATCATTTAGGTTTATATAAAGGAAAAGCATTGGAAAAATGGTTCTTTCAAAAATTAGCGGCTAAAGGTGTTTATACTTTTGGCGATTTGCCTAAAGATTCATTGAAATTAGTAGCATCAGATTTAACCAACGGTAGAATGATTGTATTACCAGATGATTTGCAAAAGTATCATATCGATGCAGAGAATTTTTCCGTAGCATGTGCTTTACGTATGAGTTGTGGAATACCGTTTTTTTTTGAACCAGTTACATTAAAAACCGGAAAGGGTGAATCTGTTATTGTTGATGGTGGGGTATTAAGTAACTTTCCTTTATGGATATTTGATGATGGCAATGGACGTAAGGTGCGGCCGATAATAGGCCTTAAATTAAGCCGTCGTAGCGAAGAACAATGCCCGCACGAAATAAAAAACGGCTTAAATTTATTTGAAGCGTTATTTGCAACAATGAAGGGAGCACATGATGAAAGATATATATCAAGAAGACATGAAAGGGATATTATTTTTATTCCGGTAGATGATTATAGTGCTACACAATTTGATTTGAATGAAGAGACAAAGGAAACCTTATTAGAGATAGGAAGAAATCGGACTATACAATTTCTAAAGACCTGGCCAAAGTTTAGAATATGA
- the ltrA gene encoding group II intron reverse transcriptase/maturase, producing the protein MLMERILSRENLLSALKRVERNKGSHGVDEMPVQNLRKHILQHWETMKMVLLQGTYEPQPVRRVEIPKPAGGVRLLGIPTVTDRFIQQAIAQVLTFLYDPTFSDHSYGFRPNRSAHDAIREAKGYIREGNRWVVDIDLEKFFDKVNHDRLMGVLAKRIEDKHLLKLIRKYLKSGIMINGIVTISEEGTPQGGPLSPLLSNIVLDELDKELEERGHKFVRYADDCNIYVKTKKSGNRVMNSVTWFIEGKLKLKVNLNKSAVDRPWKRKFLGFSFTNGIEPKVRIAKESVKRMKNKIREITSRKKPYSMDYRIQELNQYLIGWCGRKSYWRISKSPILDRTLGNSYWSSRGLKSLLARYETLRYPLN; encoded by the coding sequence ATGTTAATGGAACGAATCCTGTCACGCGAAAATCTGCTCTCTGCCTTAAAACGGGTGGAGCGTAATAAAGGGAGCCACGGTGTCGACGAAATGCCCGTACAAAACCTACGAAAGCATATCCTACAACACTGGGAAACCATGAAAATGGTACTTCTTCAGGGAACTTATGAACCGCAGCCTGTCCGCAGAGTCGAAATCCCGAAACCTGCTGGTGGTGTGCGTTTATTAGGTATCCCTACCGTGACAGACCGTTTTATTCAACAAGCCATTGCCCAAGTGTTAACTTTTCTATATGACCCGACTTTTTCAGACCATAGTTACGGGTTTCGACCAAATCGAAGCGCTCATGATGCGATAAGGGAAGCAAAAGGATATATACGGGAAGGGAATCGCTGGGTAGTGGACATAGACTTGGAGAAATTCTTCGACAAGGTGAACCATGATAGGCTCATGGGTGTACTTGCGAAACGAATCGAAGATAAGCATCTGCTTAAGTTAATCCGTAAATACTTGAAATCGGGCATCATGATAAATGGTATCGTGACAATTAGTGAAGAAGGTACTCCGCAAGGAGGTCCCCTAAGTCCACTGCTTTCCAACATCGTACTTGATGAACTGGACAAGGAATTGGAGGAAAGAGGTCATAAATTTGTAAGATACGCCGATGACTGCAATATCTATGTGAAAACAAAGAAATCAGGCAATCGGGTCATGAACTCTGTTACTTGGTTTATTGAAGGGAAACTTAAGTTGAAAGTTAACCTGAATAAGTCAGCAGTAGACCGTCCTTGGAAAAGGAAGTTTCTTGGATTCAGTTTCACTAATGGTATAGAACCAAAGGTTCGCATCGCCAAAGAAAGCGTGAAACGGATGAAGAACAAAATTCGAGAGATAACCTCTAGGAAGAAACCTTATTCGATGGATTATCGTATCCAGGAACTCAATCAATACCTGATAGGGTGGTGCGGTCGTAAAAGTTACTGGAGAATATCCAAAAGCCCGATACTAGACAGAACCCTCGGAAACTCCTATTGGAGTTCCCGAGGGCTCAAAAGTCTATTAGCTCGTTATGAAACTTTACGTTATCCTCTTAATTGA
- a CDS encoding HD-GYP domain-containing protein — METTHVPISELRLGKVISEDIFANTQYPIIFKDTIFSHEHLQVLSAFNISRVPVYTDGTKDSQLNDDKEIEVAIPPEAIPTFRRVYNNSIEQFKREFKNWEAGAKVDIAKARTIILPLLEMVLEDRTIIFDLNEYSNPKDYLYHHCVGTALISSVIAQKLGYDRGLTIQVAIGGLLADCGMAKIHPRIRDKKTTLTEQEFDEIYKHPIYSYNMVKDLTILKDTMKEAIFQHHERLNGSGYPKGEKIANISIFAQIIAVADVFHAMTCERVYRSKQSSFKVIEMVNESEFGKFDIKVVRALIDLVADLPIGTIVELSNLERGEVMFVNKFAPTRPLIKLSNTGEIFDLGKNRTFYISRIITN, encoded by the coding sequence GTGGAAACTACACATGTCCCAATTTCAGAGTTACGCTTGGGTAAAGTAATATCTGAAGATATTTTTGCTAATACACAATATCCAATAATTTTTAAAGACACAATATTTTCCCATGAGCATCTACAAGTCTTAAGTGCATTTAACATTTCAAGAGTCCCTGTATATACAGATGGAACGAAAGATAGTCAGTTAAATGATGACAAAGAAATAGAAGTTGCTATTCCACCAGAAGCTATCCCAACTTTTAGAAGGGTATACAACAATTCTATAGAGCAATTTAAAAGGGAATTTAAAAATTGGGAAGCTGGTGCGAAAGTAGATATTGCGAAAGCACGTACAATTATTTTGCCATTATTAGAGATGGTATTAGAAGATCGTACAATTATTTTTGATTTAAACGAGTATTCTAATCCAAAGGACTATTTATATCATCATTGTGTAGGTACAGCGTTAATTTCTTCTGTTATTGCACAAAAATTAGGCTATGATAGAGGACTTACGATTCAAGTAGCAATCGGGGGCTTATTAGCAGATTGCGGTATGGCTAAAATTCACCCGCGTATTCGTGATAAAAAAACGACCTTAACAGAGCAAGAATTCGATGAGATTTATAAGCATCCTATCTATAGTTATAATATGGTGAAGGATTTGACGATTTTAAAGGATACGATGAAGGAAGCTATCTTTCAGCACCATGAACGTTTAAACGGAAGCGGTTATCCTAAGGGTGAAAAAATAGCCAATATATCGATTTTTGCACAGATAATTGCTGTTGCAGATGTATTTCATGCAATGACGTGTGAACGTGTATATCGATCTAAGCAATCCTCTTTTAAAGTGATAGAGATGGTTAATGAATCAGAATTTGGAAAGTTTGATATTAAAGTAGTACGAGCACTTATTGATCTAGTCGCAGATCTACCTATTGGTACAATTGTTGAGCTTTCTAATTTAGAACGTGGTGAAGTAATGTTCGTCAACAAATTCGCTCCAACACGACCTCTTATTAAACTAAGTAACACAGGAGAGATTTTTGATCTTGGAAAAAACCGCACTTTCTATATTTCACGTATTATTACAAATTAA